In Streptomyces rapamycinicus NRRL 5491, the genomic stretch GGTTGTGGGCACTGTGGGTGTGGCTCATCCCGCCCCGCCCGCCCCTGGACGCACTCGTCACCCGCCTGCGTACCGAACCCGACCCGCCCCCGATCGTCGTCCGTACCGGTGACGGCGGGTGGGCACAGCGCTTGGGGCGCCCCTTCGTCGAGGTCATGCGAATTCTGGGACTGCCCCAGAGCGCACTCAGCAGGGATCTCGCGATCACCGAGCGCTCGGCCGAGGTCCACCTCGCCGAAAAGGCGGCCCTGGCGCTGACCGGCCTGCTGCTGCCCACGGTGATCGAGCTGCTGCTGGCCCTCGGCGACCGTCCACTGCCGTGGACGATGCCTCTGGCCGGGGCGCTGGCATTGGCGGTGGGGGGCTTCCTCCTGCCGGACGCCATGGTGCGCTCCGAAGCCGCCAAACGCAGGACTGCGTTCCGCCACGCGCTCGGAGCCTTCCTGAACCTCGTCCACCTCCTGCTCGCCGGCGGCTCCGGCGTCGACGGAGCGCTCACCGACGCAGCCGGGGCAGGACACGGCTGGGCCTTCCAACAGCTGAGCCGCGCACTGGACCTCGCCCGACTCACCCGCACCTCCCCCTGGCAGACCCTGGGACAACTCGGCGACGAACTGGAGATCAACGAGCTGTCCGAACTCGCCGCCGCACTCTCCCTGGCCGGCACCGAAGGAGCCAAGGTCCGGGCCTCACTCGCCGCCAAAGCCGCCGCGCTACGCCACCAAGGAGGCAGTGATGCCGAGGCCGCGGCGAACGCGGCCACCGAACGGATGACGCTGCCGGCGGCGCTCATGGCGGTCGGCTTCATCGTCTTCGTTTTCTACCCCGCCCTGACCAACGTCACCAGCTCGCTGTGAACCCAGCCCGACGCCGAGAAGGAGCCTGCCGTGCCTTCGCCGCCAACCTCGATGACGACGCGCCTCGCAGCCCGGCTGCGCACTCTGGCCCGCGACGACCGCGGGTACACCTCGGAGACCGTGATCTGGATCGCGCTCCTCTCCGCACTCGCCCTGTCCGTCGGCGCGCTGATCGGTCCGGAGATCGTGGACGCCGCCCGCAACATACGCTTCAAGTAGGTCACTGACATGACAGTAATCGCGGCCCTCCGCTTGCCCGATCCGGTTGACCTCATACCAAGCCGCCGCTTCCCGGAACGGCGTCGACTGCTGGAGCGGGCCCGAGATGACCGCGGGGCGGTGACTACCGAGATCGTGCTCGTCCTCCCGCTGTTATTCACCCTTGTCTTGGTGATCGGGCAGGTCACCGTGTGGGCGTACGCCACCCACATGGCGCAGGCCACCGCCTCGCATGCCCTGTCCGCCACCCGCGTGGAAGACGGCACCGCCCAGTCCGGCAGAACCGACGCCCAACACGTCCTGGACCAGCTCGGCCGCGGTCCGCTGCGCAGCGTCAAGGTCAGGGTGACCCGGGACGCCGACAGTGCCTCGGTGCGCGTGGAGGGAACCGCAACAAGTGTCGTGCCCTTCCTGCATCTGCCGGTTCACGCGGAATCGGCCGGGCCGTTGGAGAGGTTCCAGCCCGGCGACCAGGCCGCGCCATGAACCACCCCTTCGTACGTTGCCCTTCGTCACAGCACCGGCGTGGACTGATTGCCGCCCACCATGGAGACCGGGGATCAGCCACAGCCGAGCTCGTCCTGCTCATCCCGGTCCTGCTCCTGGCAGTGTGGTTCCTCGTCTACTGCTCGCGGCTACCCGACGCACGCCTGCGCCTTGAGGACGTGGCTCACCAAGCCACCCGCGCCGCAAGCCAGGCGCGCAGTCCGGCCACCGCCACCCGCCAGGCCCGCTCCACAGCCGCTGCGGCACTGGACCAGGCCGGGATCACCTGTCAGCCCCTCGCTGTGAACACCCGCGGCAATCTGCAACCCGGCTCGACGGTGACCGTCACCGTCGCCTGCACGGTAGACCTGCACGATCTCGCGCTCCTCCAACTTCCCGGAACGACGGTGCTCCAGGCCCGCTTCACCGCCCCGGTCGACGTCTACCGCGGCAGAACGGCTCGCGGCACATCGGAAACATCTCCCCACTCCGTACAGGAGAGCCCGTGAACCCCGATGGCCCCGTCTCCCGGCTACGTGACCTGGCCGATGACCGGGGACAGATCACGGTGTTCGTCGTCGTCATCACGGCACTCGTCGTGCTCTTCGCCGGTCTGGCCGTCGACGGCGGCTTGGCGCTCACTGCGAAGATCCGCGCTCTGGGCGAAGCGCAGGAAGCCGCCCGCGCGGGTGCTCAGGCAATCGATCTGAGCGCCTACCGGGCCAACGGCACAGTACGACTCGAACCTGATCAGGCCCGTGCGTTGGCCCGCCGCTACCTCGCCGCCGTTGGTGACACAGGCACCGTGACGGCCACTGAGCAGATGGTGACCGTCGCCGTCACCGTGCGACAACCCACACAACTGCTCCAAGCGGCTGGCATCGAAGAACTGGCCGTCACCAGCTCCGGCACCGCCCGACCCCGCCACGGCGTCACCACCCCCGAACCCTAAGAGACCCCCATATGGTCCATGATGCTCACCACCAGCGGCTGCGCCGGTTCGGCCCCGTGGCCCGTGCCCTGTTGGCCGCACTCCTTCTCATGGTCCTTGCAGTCGGCATCCCCTGGGGCCTGGTGTGCTTCGCCGGCTGGCCGCTGCCGGACCACCTGCCCACCCGGACCGAGATCCAAGACCTCCTGCTCACACCGTTGAACGACTCGCTGCTGCTCAACATCCTGGCGTGCCTGCTCTGGCCCACATGGGCCGTCTTCGTCCTCGACGTCGCCCGCACCACCGTCGACAGCGTGCGCACCGCCGCGTGGCCCGAGATACGCCCGGCGGGCCTCGTGCACACTCTGGCCACCGCGCTCGTAGGAACGATTCTCCTGGCCCTGGCGACCAGCAGAGCCACCCCTCAGAGCATTCCCACCTACGCCACTACCGTGGTTGACCGCACCGCGACCGCCACCAGCCCGACAGTCCCCACACAACCAGTATCGAGCGAGGCAGCAGAGAACCAGCGAGCAGCGCCGGGCAGGGCCGTGGTACGCCCGCCACACGATGGCGTCTATGACAGCTTGTGGCGCATCGCGGAGCGGGAACTGGGCGATGGGCGCCTCTGGCCGAGGATCTATGCCCTCAACGAGGGCCGTACGCAGCCAGACGGCCGAGCCCTGACCACGCCAGGTCTCATCCGGCCCGGCTGGATCCTCCATCTTCCCGACACCCCCCGGCACTCTCGCCCCGGGCACGACGATCAACCCATTCCCGGCAGCCCGGAACTCCCTCCGGCCCCTCACCCCACCGCGCCGGAGCCCCCGAGCACCCAGCCCGCTCCTTCCACACCGCAAGGTTCCTCACACGTCCCCGACGACCGAGCGCACCACACCGGCCCCGGCACCGGCATCTCCTTGCCCACAGGGGCGTTCGTGAGCCTGGGCCTGGCTGCCTTGATCTCCGCCGCCTGGTGGTCGGTTCGGTGGCGCCGTCGAATGCACTATCGTCCCGGCAGCGGCGAGCGCGAGGACCTCACCGTCGCACCTGTCGTCCGCGCACTCCGCCTCGCCAACGACCAGGACCACCTCTCCTCCGTCTCCGACGCAGACACCGCCGACGTCACGTCCAAGGCGTCCGAGGACCCAACTCATCGAACGGCCCCGATCGGACGCCCTGCCCTGACGGCGCTGCCAAGGCCAGAACGGCCTATTGCGGTGAAAGACGGCCGAGCGCTTGTCCTGGACCTGGCCCGCGCTCAAGGCCTCGGCCTGGTCGGCCCCGGCGCACTCGACGCCCTCCGCGCTCTGATCATCACCCTGCTCGCCGAACGACATGGACCTCAGCCGCCCCCGGACATCCTCATCCCCTCCCACGACGTCCACCTCCTGGTCGGCGAGAACGACAACTGCCAGCCGCGACTCAGCCGACTGCACATCGTCGACGACCTGGACACCGCCCTGGACACACTCGAATCCGAACTCCTCACCCGGGCTCGCCAAGATGCCGACACGACGACGAAAACTCCGAACGCGAACGAACTCGTACTGGTCGCCACACCCGTCCCGCATGCCCAGAGACGGATGCAAGCCATCCTCGACAACGGATCAAGCCTCGGCCTGTCAGGTGTACTCATCGGACAGTGGCGCCCCGGAGCAACCGCTCACGTACGTACAGACGGCACTATCGCCGCCACCAGCGCACGATGGGCCAACGCCCTAAACGCAAGGCTGTTCACCCTCCCACCTCCCGACAGCCAAGCCCTTCTGAACTTGCTCAGCGAAGCCGAAGCAGACCCTTCGCCCCGCGAAACCCCTGCCATAACCCCACCGCACAACCGCGACTCACCCCACGACGAGACAACCACCGCCTCGCCAGAGGGCAACAGACCGTCGAGTCCGAAGCCACCCGACCGCGGCACCTCATCGTCGGAAAGCAACCCCAACCCACCGAGCATCGACAGCGCCGATCTCCTCGATACCCCGCCACCACCAACGTCATTGCCCGCACCCAGCAGCGACGCGTCCTCGACGCCCGACACACATGCTCGACAACCACCGGCCGCCACACCCGCAGCACCACAGAACGCCACCGAGACGAGCGACCCTTCAAGCGGAGGGCCGCCACGGGAGAACCCGCGAGACCTTGTCGAGGGGAAACCACGCCACCCCCGGCCTGCTCGTGACATCACACCGGCCGACAGCGCACTGACGATCAACCTCCTCGGCAATCTCCAAGTGATCCATCACCACGGTGACCACCACCAAGACATCACCAGCGCTCTCGCACCCCGCCAGCGCGAAGTCCTGGCCTTCCTCGCCCTCCAGCCCAACGGAGCACGTCGCGAGACACTCACCGCGTCGCTGTGGCCGGACGCCCCCGCTGACCGCCCGTACAACGCTCTCCACGCCACACTGAGCCAACTACGCCGCGCACTGCGCACCGCGACTCAAGAGGCACTGGCCGAGGTGATCGTCCGCACGGACGGTCCCTACACCCTTGATCGTGACTGGGTCAGCGTCGACCTGTGGGAGCTGCACGACGTTCTCGACGCCACCGGCCCTGGCCACACCAACCAGCACCGCCTGGCCTCGGTGGAGCGCCTCGGCGATCTCTACCGCGGCGACCTCGCCGAAGACCTGACCGCTGAATGGATCGAGGCCCCTCGCGAAGCCCTGCGCCGCGACGTACTCGACGCCTTCGGCGCCCTGGCTCACACCATCGACGACACCGACCCGGAGCAGGCCCTCATTCTCCTGGAACATGCCCGCACACTCGACCGCTACAACGAGACCCTGTACCAGGACATCGCCCGTCTTCAGGCACACCTCGGCCAGCGTGATGCTGTCGCACGCACACTTGCTCTACTCACCAGCACACTGGCTGAGCTGGGAGAAAGACCCAGCCAAGAAACAGTGTCACTGTGCGAGTTACTTCGCCGACGCGTTCCTTCTGCCGACTATCCCCGTGGTAGGACCAACTGGGGTCCACCGAGTACACGCCGGTGACTGGCGGCTTGTGCGTGGCGTCCTGACCATGGGAGCACCGGAGATCGTCATGCTGGTACGGGATGAGTCTGTCGACGAGCAACTTCGCTAGGCGCTGTGCTCATGGACGGTCCAAACCCGCTGAAACCACTGGATTTTACCCTCTTGGCGCGGCTGATGTTGCCGGAGGCCATAGCTCTGTTCACGCGCCTGAGCGTCGTAGTGGGAGGTGCGAGGAGTGTGGAATCTGATTGTCTCGGCGTCGTCGCTGAGGTCCGTGAGGTATTTGTGGGCTTGCTGGGTGGTCCAGGGTCGGTTGGGTTCTGAGAGAGCGGTAAGTGACGTGCTGCCCGTTTCGCGCTTGCCGCTGGGGCTGTCGGGCGGGTGGTGGCCTCTCCGGGTGGCTATGGCCGTGGCTGGGTGAACAATCCCTGCTCGGGCTCGATCAGGATCCCGCGTTCGACCAGCCGCTTGAGCTTCAGCCGGACGTTGTTGATGTTGCTGGGCGCGATCTCCAGATCCATCGCCTCGCAGACCGCCCGTGCCCGCAGCGGGGCGTCGGCCGCGGCGAACACCGCCACGATCTGCCGGTAGGCCGGATGGTGCGGCAGCTTCGCGGCCGGCGGCGTCGGCGGGGACGGATCAGGCAGCGCCAGCAGGTCTTGCGGGTGATGCGGACCTCCTGGGCGACCCGGTCGAACTCCTCCAATTGCGCAAAGAGTTCCGCCATGCGTCCCCGCGCGGCCTCGGCCTGCGCGGCGATCTCGCACTCTTGCTCTTTCAGGTGCGCCAGCACCGCTCCCAAGGTCAGCTCGCTGCCGTTCATGCGCCGCGCCAGGTGGGAGTGGAGGTCGCGGTCAGCATCCGGGCCATCCGGTCGCTTATGGCCCAGTACACCCTCGACTCGGCGGAGGCGGGCCGGTGCTCGTAGTCCCGTACCAGCCTGCGGTGCAGCATCGTGATCCCGTTCACCTGTTCCACCACCCACCTCTTGGGCTGCGGGACGAACCCGCTGGTTGCCGGGTTGCGCTCGACGACTTCGACGTCGATGCCCACCTTCTGCCCGTGGTCGATGACGGCGGTCTTGAACCCCTGGTCCACCAGGGCCTTCTGCACCGTGCCGGTGTCGGCGGCGACCTTGTCCAGCAAGGCGATGCCGGCGGCGTTGTCGTGCGCGGACGCGGCCAGCACCACCACCGTGATCACCAGACCGAGAACATCAACTCCCAGGCCGCGCTTGCGGCCTGGGTCTTTTTTGCCGCGTCGCTTCCGGTGGTGTCGGCGGGCACCCCGGCGGCCGGTGCAGGCTCTGGGTGTCGAGCACCACCAGGCTGGGGTCGGCCTTGCGCCCCGGCTCTCGCGGACCTGCCAGCGCAGCAGGTCGTGGATGGTCTGGTCGGTGCCGTCGTCGCGCCACTTGTAGAAGTAGTACTTCACCGCTCCGACCGGGGGCAGGTCGTGGGGGAGGTAGTCCCACTGGCAGCCGGTCCGGGACTGGTAGAGCAGGGCGTTGACGATCTCCCGCATCTCGTAGGCGCCTTGGTGGCCGCTGACAGAGGGATGCCGGGCCTTCCAGGAGGCGATGACGGGCTCGATCAGGGCCCACCGCTCGTCAGATAAGGCGCTCTTGTAGGGCTGGCGATCGCTCACGAAGAGCACTCCAGCACGACAGGACTCCCCGATCAGCCCCGATACGACTGTGCCACACGTTCCAGCGACAACAAACGCGGCATCATGTCACATACCACCCTCTGGATGACGTGGACGATGTGCACCTGGCGGGTGCTGTGGGCTCGTGAGGACTGCGCGAATATAGACCGTAGGAAGGCTGTGTTGAGCAGGGAGGGGTTGGTGGCCATGGTGGCCGAGGTCTGGGCTTTAGGGAAGGCGGGTCGGCCAAGCAACCATGGCGCGAATCTCGGAAGAGGTGGGAAACCTATGTCTGGTATGCCGGAATTTGGGAAAGTGCTCTGCGAACCGCCTGTTGGCAGATAGACATGCAGGTCAGGGAGCCTGCTCCCCGCACCCGCGGGGATGGTCCCGACAAGCTCCGCCGGACTGCGGTCCGTACGATCTGCTCCCCGCACCCGCGGGGATGGTCCCACCACGATCGGCGGAATCCTCACCGCGCCGAACTGCTCCCCGCACCCGCGGGGATGGTCCCCAGCGGCGGCCGGACCGGCCCTTCCCCCGCTCCTGCTCCCCGCACCCGCGGGGATGGTCCCAGGGGGTTTTCGGTCACTGCTCGGTGGGGGCTCTGCTCCCCGCACCCGCGGGGATGGTCCCGCCCCCGGTGCGTGCTCCCGCCACGCCGTGAGCTGCTCCCCGCACCCGCGGGGATGGTCCTCAGCGGTTCACTGTGGAGCGACTCGATATGCACTGCTCCCCGCACCCGCGGGGATGGTCCCCCCGAACCTTGCCGGACGCAAGCCGTAGGGCTCTGCTCCCCGCACCCGCGGGGATGGTCCCAATCTTGCTATCGAGCTTGGGGGGCTTGAGTCCTGCTCCCCGCACCCGCGGGGATGGTCCCTCCAGGTCGGCGGCACCTGGACAGAGGTCACCACTGCTCCCCGCACCCGCGGGGATGGTCCCGGTCGATGACCTGGAACCGCATCCGGCGCTCTCTGCTCCCCGCACCCGCGGGGATGGTCCCGCGCCCCGCGCTCGCCGAAGGGGAAACCAGCACTGCTCCCCGCACCCGCGGGGATGGTCCCTGTCCTTCGAGGTCGACGCGGAGGAGGAGAAGCTGCTCCCCGCACCCGCGGGGATGGTCCCGAGGGCAGCATCCGCCAGCTCCTCGACGAGGGCTGCTCCCCGCACCCGCGGGGATGGTCCCCACCACCAACCACCACACTCGAAGGAGATCAACTGCTCCCCGCACCCACGGGGATGGTCCCGTCGTTCCGGGGCGAGCGCGCGATAACGTCCACTGCTCCCCGCACCCGCGGGGATGGTCCCTTTGGGTGGCGGAGCGGGACGCGTGCGTGCGCCTGCTCCCCGCACCCGCGGGGATGGTCCCGCGTTGCGCCCGAGCGCGGCGTAGCGGGCCTGCTGCTCCCCGCACCCGCGGGGATGGTCCCATCGAGGATCATTTCGTGGTCGACCCCGCGAACTGCTCCCCGCACCCGCGGGGATGGTCCCGCCCGCACCCTGTTCGGGGACCAGGTCTGGGGCTGCTCCCCGCACCCGCGGGGATGGTCCCTCCCCATCACCGCCCGCCGTCCGTACGTGTCCGCTGCTCCCCGCACCCGCGGGGATGGTCCCCATCCTTGACCGGCATCGCGTCCCCTCTCGCTCTGCTCCCCGCACCCGCGGGGATGGTCCCAAGGTCGAGGAGAAAGACCTCGTGGGGTATGACTGCTCCCCGCACCCGCGGGGATGGTCCCAGCAGGTGCAGCAGCACCACGTAGTCCAGGGCCTGCTCCCCGCACCCGCGGGGATGGTCCCTCGGCCTGAAGGTCTGCGTCATCAAGGACAACCTGCTCCCCGCACCCGCGGGGATGGTCCCTCCGGCTCCACCTGGTCCTCGGTCGTGGAGGACTGCTCCCCGCACCCGCGGGGATGGTCCCCCCGGGCGACAGCGACGGCCTGGCCGACGACCTGCTCCCCGCACCCGCGGGGATGGTCCCACCGAAAACAGAGGGAAGGGGGAAATCTTGAGCTGCTCCCCGCACCCGCGGGGATGGTCCCGCGCGCCGGCGGACATCGCGGCGGAACTTGGCCTGCTCCCCGCACCCGCGGGGATGGTCCCCGTCGACCCGCTGACCCTCAACGAGAGCCGCGCTGCTCCCCGCACCCGCGGGGATGGTCCCGGCTCGGCCTGTGGTCAGACGTCGCATGCCGTCTGCTCCCCGCACCCGCGGGGATGGTCCCCATCTCTTGGGTTAAACCCTGGTTACTACCTGCTGCTCCCCGCACCCGCGGGGATGGTCCCTGCTTGGCGATGTCGATGCGTTCGGTCGGATTCTGCTCCCCGCACCCGCGGGGATGGTCCCTTCGAGGAGCGGCTGCTGAACGCGGGCAATCTCTGCTCCCCGCACCCGCGGGGATGGTCCTGAGGGCATCACCGAGGGCGACCACCTCAAGGTCTGCTCCCCGCACCCGCGGGGATGGTCCCACAACGGGCGCCGCAGCGGGCGGACTCGGGTCCTGCTCCCCGCACCCGCGGGGATGGTCCCCACCGCCACCGTCTGACCTCTCGAATTACCTCCTGCTCCCCGCACCCGCGGGGATGGTCCCGGCTGTCGCGTGCACGTGGGTCCCTCCCCTTCCTGCTCCCCGCACCCGCGGGGATGGTCCCGCCTACGCCACTTGGGAGGACGTCCTGTTTGACTGCTCCCCGCACCCGCGGGGATGGTCCCTGGGCCGGCGCCCACATCGAGTTCGACCCGTCCTGCTCCCCGCACCCGCGGGGATGGTCCCACGGAAATCAACACCTGCGATGAGCGCATTAACTGCTCCCCGCACTCGCGTGGATGGTCCCTGCGGACACCCAGTGTCTGGTCGTCGGCACGTCTGCTCCCCGCCACCTGCGGGGATGGTTCCGCCTATGGCCAGAACCAGGCGACGAGTGGCAGTCTCGCGGCGGAGGGCTCGGCAATGGGTGTGGGCGGCGCGGGGCGAGATCTGCGGTTGGTGTGAGTCATGCTCGGTGTGGGTGGAGGGGAAGTTCCACTTGGGAACGGCGTGCGGTAAGCCTGGCCACACGGGACGTCCAGCTGTTTGATGCGGACGCTGCCTCCATCGGTACGCCTTGCTGACGCGCTGGTGGCGAGCGTCACCACCCTGCGCCTCACTGGCCCCAGACCGTCGTAGGCCCTCGCTCCTGGCGTTCATGCTGATCAATACCAGGATGCAGAGCGGTGGGGGCGTCGCTCAGGTCGGGGTTCCCGTTCGCCGCTAGCTTCCGCGAGGTCTGCTCCGGGTCTCCCAGCCCCTCACTGTGTCCGAGGTCAACGCCGTGATCTCGCATTGATACATCGTGACGATACGGGGCCGCGTTCTCCAGGCTGCTGTCCACCTTCGCCCGCAGCGCCGGGTCGGCCATCAGGTGCAGCCGGACGGTCCGAGATTCGATCCGACAGCTTTCTTGACTACTGTTCCCTGTGCCCGGCTTGCTGGGCGCGACTCACAAGATCCGCATGATGTTTGGGCCACTCCGTCAGCGGCGTGAGAGCTGTCAGCAGCTCGTTGGCAGCCGACGTCAATTGGTAGCGGGCACGGTAGGGAAATGTGGGCTCGCGGTGACGCTCCACGAGCTCTTCCCGCTCCAGGCGCCTTAGGGTCCGGTTCAACACACTTTCTTGGAGATAGAGGTGCCGAGTCTCCGACCAGCCATCTTCGCGGGTCTTTTCTCGGATGATGCCCAGTAATCCGGTGTACTGTTTGGGGCCATCTGCAAGTGCCACAAGGACGTCGGGTATCCATTCTCCGTTGAGAATATGGAGAGCGTGGCGCAGGTTCAAAGTGAAGATATGGTCTCTGGGCTCCTCGCCCGTGCTTGAGGTGACCTCTGCGCTATTCGCTTCTGGGCGTCGGCGGTGCTCGCTGCGGGACATTCGTGCCTTCCACGCTAAAGGTTGCTGTTGGGGCGCCTTGGACGACCGAGCCCCCATGCCCACCAGGTGGAGGGCGAGGCAGAGGAACCTGGGACTGGTCGACCACGGCTCATCAGGACAGGGCGGGACAGTCCAGTGTGGGCCCGGAGGGGCGGTGAGGGAATGGCTGGGGACAACGACGAACCAGCCTTTGCCGAGTGCGCGACTCCCTGGTGCGCTCCAA encodes the following:
- a CDS encoding IS5 family transposase; translated protein: MSDRQPYKSALSDERWALIEPVIASWKARHPSVSGHQGAYEMREIVNALLYQSRTGCQWDYLPHDLPPVGAVKYYFYKWRDDGTDQTIHDLLRWQVRESRGARPTPAWWCSTPRACTGRRGARRHHRKRRGKKDPGRKRGLGVDVLGLVITVVVLAASAHDNAAGIALLDKVAADTGTVQKALVDQGFKTAVIDHGQKVGIDVEVVERNPATSGFVPQPKRWVVEQVNGITMLHRRLVRDYEHRPASAESRVYWAISDRMARMLTATSTPTWRGA
- a CDS encoding type II secretion system F family protein — translated: MTVLILLSAGVGAGLWALWVWLIPPRPPLDALVTRLRTEPDPPPIVVRTGDGGWAQRLGRPFVEVMRILGLPQSALSRDLAITERSAEVHLAEKAALALTGLLLPTVIELLLALGDRPLPWTMPLAGALALAVGGFLLPDAMVRSEAAKRRTAFRHALGAFLNLVHLLLAGGSGVDGALTDAAGAGHGWAFQQLSRALDLARLTRTSPWQTLGQLGDELEINELSELAAALSLAGTEGAKVRASLAAKAAALRHQGGSDAEAAANAATERMTLPAALMAVGFIVFVFYPALTNVTSSL
- a CDS encoding TadE/TadG family type IV pilus assembly protein yields the protein MNPDGPVSRLRDLADDRGQITVFVVVITALVVLFAGLAVDGGLALTAKIRALGEAQEAARAGAQAIDLSAYRANGTVRLEPDQARALARRYLAAVGDTGTVTATEQMVTVAVTVRQPTQLLQAAGIEELAVTSSGTARPRHGVTTPEP
- a CDS encoding winged helix-turn-helix transcriptional regulator; amino-acid sequence: MSRSEHRRRPEANSAEVTSSTGEEPRDHIFTLNLRHALHILNGEWIPDVLVALADGPKQYTGLLGIIREKTREDGWSETRHLYLQESVLNRTLRRLEREELVERHREPTFPYRARYQLTSAANELLTALTPLTEWPKHHADLVSRAQQAGHREQ
- a CDS encoding TadE/TadG family type IV pilus assembly protein translates to MNHPFVRCPSSQHRRGLIAAHHGDRGSATAELVLLIPVLLLAVWFLVYCSRLPDARLRLEDVAHQATRAASQARSPATATRQARSTAAAALDQAGITCQPLAVNTRGNLQPGSTVTVTVACTVDLHDLALLQLPGTTVLQARFTAPVDVYRGRTARGTSETSPHSVQESP
- a CDS encoding TadE/TadG family type IV pilus assembly protein, producing the protein MTTEIVLVLPLLFTLVLVIGQVTVWAYATHMAQATASHALSATRVEDGTAQSGRTDAQHVLDQLGRGPLRSVKVRVTRDADSASVRVEGTATSVVPFLHLPVHAESAGPLERFQPGDQAAP
- a CDS encoding transcriptional regulator → MVLAVGIPWGLVCFAGWPLPDHLPTRTEIQDLLLTPLNDSLLLNILACLLWPTWAVFVLDVARTTVDSVRTAAWPEIRPAGLVHTLATALVGTILLALATSRATPQSIPTYATTVVDRTATATSPTVPTQPVSSEAAENQRAAPGRAVVRPPHDGVYDSLWRIAERELGDGRLWPRIYALNEGRTQPDGRALTTPGLIRPGWILHLPDTPRHSRPGHDDQPIPGSPELPPAPHPTAPEPPSTQPAPSTPQGSSHVPDDRAHHTGPGTGISLPTGAFVSLGLAALISAAWWSVRWRRRMHYRPGSGEREDLTVAPVVRALRLANDQDHLSSVSDADTADVTSKASEDPTHRTAPIGRPALTALPRPERPIAVKDGRALVLDLARAQGLGLVGPGALDALRALIITLLAERHGPQPPPDILIPSHDVHLLVGENDNCQPRLSRLHIVDDLDTALDTLESELLTRARQDADTTTKTPNANELVLVATPVPHAQRRMQAILDNGSSLGLSGVLIGQWRPGATAHVRTDGTIAATSARWANALNARLFTLPPPDSQALLNLLSEAEADPSPRETPAITPPHNRDSPHDETTTASPEGNRPSSPKPPDRGTSSSESNPNPPSIDSADLLDTPPPPTSLPAPSSDASSTPDTHARQPPAATPAAPQNATETSDPSSGGPPRENPRDLVEGKPRHPRPARDITPADSALTINLLGNLQVIHHHGDHHQDITSALAPRQREVLAFLALQPNGARRETLTASLWPDAPADRPYNALHATLSQLRRALRTATQEALAEVIVRTDGPYTLDRDWVSVDLWELHDVLDATGPGHTNQHRLASVERLGDLYRGDLAEDLTAEWIEAPREALRRDVLDAFGALAHTIDDTDPEQALILLEHARTLDRYNETLYQDIARLQAHLGQRDAVARTLALLTSTLAELGERPSQETVSLCELLRRRVPSADYPRGRTNWGPPSTRR